In Oreochromis aureus strain Israel breed Guangdong linkage group 17, ZZ_aureus, whole genome shotgun sequence, the genomic stretch gagagggaCCGAGGAAGAACCTAacttttactgctattatttgctgctatttttataatcatcattaccatttcattattaagagtgatgttgcattcagatgcattcagatgttcaaatatattggtattatattagtctttattacaggtccaacaagaaccactttaaactggagttgaatctataattttaaatgcttttcaatgctcctatataataatcttaaatgtttctgtgtagactgcagggacaggagatacactctgtgccaaaatgagacaggaaacacttctgcaagGCATCTTCTGCAGAagcgaaactgaaaccagagtcTAAGTGCAAGTTAAGAGTAGGGtgtcttttatgcatttatcgctgactaagctttaagtagttgtattagattgaaacatttgttttatacattttatacatttcacatataagtcaagatcagtacacacaggatggctttagcctggttgcctaagttgaggtcaactaaggttcagagagcacatgcagtgtgcacgcacagacagacgagacatacacacacagagtttcagttgtgctggccttctgtctagtggaaaggttacaaggtgtAGCTGAagaagtgaagggtgaaacagagggcagcagaagctgacatatacacacacacatattagatagactccTTTGAGTAGGgaagagtttaatcatgttttgctatgGCTGCAAAGTCGGGgcgtacgtggtagtctgttccaggaagtacaccagatgtcccagagataagcgacagcgaagacgagctgggggaagcacctggcttcgacgcgaagatgatgttctgttttaaactatgtcaaagttaactgaacgtttgtggttttgcattgacgtatgctgtattgtgtctgagaggggggggggagcaatatcacccccaaccctataaaacctttgtctgactattgtaaAGTAGTTCAATACCGATTGGGCTGTTGAACTCAcacgtgttcattaaaatgtcgtctaattgcacacggctggatctgtggttatttttggatttcccctcaatatttgaaccttaacaacgGTTAGCAGGGCAAACCGTGTGGAATTATTAagggacccaagatgcaggcactACTGATGTGAGGGAGCTTTATTAAAGGAGAGTGAACATACAACAAAGGGCGAGGGTGGTGAAAACAGAACtgagaaaacctaaactgggaaaacgaagcaaaaacaaacctcGAAACAGAGATGCAGGGAGACAAAGAAAATGATGCAGGACGACGCAGGGAAAGAACACAGACAAACcagcaacaggcaggagaacacacagggcttaaatacacacagcagtaatcaagggatgggagacaggaggggaacacacctgggagaaatcagagctgacgagacaggggaaacgtaaactgaacacactcacatgagacagagaccttcagaataaaacaggaaacttacagacacagagaaccagatAAGACACTGAACTTAACAGACAGACTCACAAGCAGACACAGtgacaccatggacagacagacacagagaagtgGGAGCAGGCAGGCACAGAATAAAACCCTAATGAATGGCAAaccttaacaaaaacattaacaaaagacATGACAGAATAATCAAGAACATAGAATaacataaagaaacacaaaacaccgaGTCATCAGAATCAAGGCCATGACAACACCGTTGCCTGAAGAGAAGGTATTTTATCGAACTGGTGTTAATCACATGTGAACAGCAACTCTGCCAGTCTGCCATGAGGTAACTCCTCTAGACCTCTAGCTCCCCCTACAGTCTGGGCATATTAACAACATCAACATCAAACACTGATACTAAGCAAATATGCATTTGCTGTTATCATTACATCGTCcctctttaaaaatataataattctACTTTCATAAACATAAACTATCTCTCCTTTTACTTGTTAAACCAAGCTTTGTCAATTAAAGGTTAACAGCACAACTAGTTTTCAACAATCATAATCAGTTCAACACCAGTACACAATTATACTGAAACTTGTGTAAATACCATGATAATATTATCTTCCAAACAACATATCAACACATTTACCTCTGTTCAGTCAGTCTCATAGGTTGCTTTACTCGTCTTACAGATCTTCTGAGTGTTTGTTCTTATGTATGTGTAGCTGTTCCAGGTGATagtggtcgtgtccaaattcatgggctgcatcctcctgaggacccggccttcgcggtctacgtgggccgggtcctcagaaggtcaggtaggccggaagtaaacggctggggaaattggacggtctagccttctgattagcgTAACCGCTGtcttggtggagtttaataaactcggccgtctgctccttgctatctaaaatataacaggacactggtgtaaattctcgaccgtctcacacttctgtttaatcagttttctctttgacgtttagtcagctgtgtgaaaaccaaggaggaacccacccgggggattaataaagttttattttatctaatctaatctaataactttaatctcagccaaaccgatttactcacgaacaaacataacactgaaaaaagcccaacaataacattttaggttgtctaagtgacatatatattacgtttaacctgactagcgaaagtccgcggtgatctgaaaatgatgtgccgggagttgtgccattctcggcggcttcagtgaccctcgagctcccggctagctatcgagctgtaactttgcagttatttatttgtaaaaaatgtttggaatcatgtatgattttcgttccacttctcacgtgtacaccactttgtattggtctttcacgtggaattccaataaaattgattcatgtttgtggctgtaatgtgacaaaatgtgggaaagttcaagggggccgaatacttttgcaaccCACTGTATATACGTGgcattttttcctcaatagtttcgtcacgtttactaaggacagcgctagcaagcactctctgcttctgaccaaaaaattaaaaaaacaaaacaaaaaacagccagtTCGtgttgaccaatcaaaaatgatatggcaacatgacatttggttgatTAGAAAGAGGGttaagttttaggagtgatggtgagagagagagagagaaagaaagacagcagaaaacgAGAGAGTGCGAGTTTTAAGTGAGAGATTtttgacgtttagcgtgtttggagtgtgtagttaatgtgttgccttttgtagttagtgtgtaatgttgtgtgtcagaacaatgaggcgactgctgtctccaggtaaaaaacaggaggagtgatacacctgctgctgtcagcttgtgatgttctcctttatagtggacagaaattatttttttgaagtggcagaaataatttgtgtggcatcttatttaaTGCAGAACAGCTTATTgtcatgtaaatagtttgaaatggttataaaaaagggtaaaaggtaaatggctgcaaattaCTTTTGCAAATAACTTTTGCAAAATGCACaagtttgcaaaacttgtgcattttaaaattgacaatttatatttgcatttaaattcatgaaatatgattcattaaacatgtttgtggttgacaggagatttctaaaaatcaCCCCGCAGTTCTTCAGCTAAGAcccctgagttagaaaacacaaacactgcagttgtctttcactcgcgagggcagtCATGGACGCACGACCTGCGTCTCATCACTGTCTGCgtgctttatttatacttttctgtgtgtgtgtgtgtgtgtgtgtgtgtgtgtgtgtgtacaaataaaacagagttattctaagaactcagagctgaggttcccctttttctaaatctgtatgttcttagagaaagaggaagctgtTAGTTGGTAAATAAGTTCATCAcaaaagttattaggtgaaaGGTCACATAGACATGTGGTTTGCTTAGTGATCCAtaaaaagagcacatttcatgtagctgatcacattatgtacaatttttttttaacagtggttgttacagtaaaattattttaaaactttaaaacttttctgctctgattttatgtttttttctgattttagatcaattgtgttaatacagtatatcaaaatgaaaacataattgtaaattcagacacgtgaggttgtgctgaaaaggatgataccaaacaaggcaaagtaaatggCTGATTATaacctggaccccagagggttaaactaactcagttacttttttgaagaagtaactagtaagtataattaattatttttcaaagtaacttaaCCAACACTGCTTATTACCGTGTTGGTTAAATTATTAAGTTATTAAAAACAGCGCCGTATCAACGTAACAgcgctgtttaaaaaaaaaaaaaagacttccgacaagaaagtttcatttttgctgtttttaaaatgatgacaagCTGCAAATTGCTtagctgtgtctgtaataaaacttctgtaactttgctgtgcttcacttcagcagcatcaggtaatgttcatatgttgattcatgtttttcttcagtttttcttctACTGCAGAATGTTTTTAAGGCTATCTGCTATAataagccaggccaggaaaatctccttcatgttgtttctgtgttttatcttcagttactttgacacaaaggcatctgctttgatactcacacctctgatgaagtctcacaagtgtcagtactgataaatgatcattagtataatatttctgactgtccgaggcaaaatttcccctattcaaattgaatcgaatcgaaaTCATggattgaatcgaatcaggacctTGTGAATTGGAAtcaaatcgattctagaaattaGTGACGAAACCTAGCCCTTCTCAGCATTTCTTTTTCAATCTGTGCATATCTTGCCTCTGTGTTTGTAATGGATCGCGATGTATATGCAACAGGCTGCCACTCACCATACTTCTGCATAAGAACAGCTCCAAGCTCACTCTGTGATGCATCGGATGAGATCTTAACAGGTCTCGTCGGATAATAAAACTTCAGAACTGGTTCTTTTATAAGCAGCTTTTTCAAGTCACTTGAGTCACTGTGACTACATAGAGTTCCTCTGTGTCTTCTACATCCACAGCATGGACTGtactttgttttggggtttgagCTTTGCATCATCTAGCAAAATGGTTATTTTTGTTACAGTTATTGCATCTTTTGCCATACGCAGGACATTTTTTAGGTGAATGTTGCATTCCACATCGACTAcaagtcttttcttttctgtccctGTTTGCTGACAGTTTTAATTGCTGTTGCATTTCAGCGGCAGCACTCGTCTTATAAACTTTGTGTTCTTGCATCCACTCTGCGGCTGTCACTAAGCAGTTCTTTAGCTTGTGCTTTCACCGTCTCAGCCACTGAGCACTGTGTTAATGCTTTTTCCAGGTCAAGATATTCTCCTCTCAGTAGCCTCTATCTCAGACTGTTGTATGGAATCCCACACACAAGTCTGTCTTTGATCAAAGAGTCTGTAAGTCCTCCAAATTCACACGTTTTGCTTCTGTTCTGCAGCTCTGAAGAATCTGTGCCTCTCAAATGTCACATTTCTCTTGGGTATGCAGCGAGCCTCAACTtgaagctttatttgtgaagagcaacTTAGCTAGCTAGTACTGCTAACATGAGCATAAAAAGGTGGGGCTAAATGCAGTGATGCTAGCATTAACCGTGTTAGCACGTTACCTTAAACAGTtggtgttagatttgtattgtgattgtcatttatgcttagaaatatttactcatatatgcttagaagtatataatcatttgtagattgaaagaatgtctcatcctaggaggtctgtaacaactctgtgtagcatgaagaggggagtgcgttcactcctcttcagagtgttctggcatagatcacacacctcctaggagaggtcgtatcttctcttgctgatatatggtatagcaaacatacgtatatctgttttaggctaagagccttttgttcagatgtactgctagactcctggcaccagctttggggagtcttcctggggttacatcttgaccccatacacacacagatacacacacacactcagggtattctttgttcacatgcatacctatataagatgtcatatgttaatgaacctatgcatattcatgtaaccacaataaaagagcagtgttacgggagagcggacaagagcaactggggtcaagcgaaggaacggcgcctgtccagttctctcccgtgcacgtgaaacataaagaatgttgcctacttgtgtcttgcttgctgtgtaatcacattgccttcaacgttccagcgaataggttcaagctacaaacctatcagttGGTTAGTCCACAGGTGTACACTCGGAGGTTCAGCTATTCATTTCATTGCAGAGAAGCTGAATCAATACTTCAGCTGGTTCCCAAAGTTTTAAAACAAGTCCCTGTACTTCTACTCAGCTACAGAATGTCTTTACCTTTTGTCACCTGTATTAAATTTTTAAGGTGCCACAAATTTTTAACTCCACAGCATGCTGAGTTATGGCAGGGTTTCAGTTAAAACCTCTATGGGAATTGCGtggttggtgcaaaaatactagcAGCCTTTTGCCAAAGCAAATCAGTTGTTTAGTGGAATCTATGAAAAAAAATGCCAGAGTGgaaaaggtgcatttaaaacattttttttgctaTATGACATGAAACAGTAAGATTGACTCATGCAAGCAGTCCTTTACTGATAATGTGTTTAATGTAGAAAAATTTAATGCCAAATAGTCTTCCTTCTTTTCATTACACTTGAGCCtttatgtgtgtatttaaaaacagttttataggCTTTATGACCTGGCTGCAGCTGGCTTAAATTCGGGGTCTTTATTGAAGAgttcatccacatttttatgCTTTCCCGCTGTGGTGGGGCACTGGGCAGAGACTGAGGTTGGGAAGGGCTCGATGGTGGGCTCCATCTGTCCAGGAATCTGAGGGTCGGGTTTAAGTGGGAGAGTGACTCCAACTCCAGGGCCACCAACTGGGACATCAGGGAAGGAAGGCAGGGTCACAGGCTGGCCCAAGGCGGGCAGGACTATCACTGTTCCCTGTGGTTCATCGTGGGGTGTGTTCTCATGTTCGTGcttgtggtgatggtggtggtgctCATGTTCATGCAGGTGACCGTGGTTGTGGTCATGGTCCAGAGCCAGCTCGTGgtcatgttcatgtgtgtgcaCACCTAGAGCATGCTTATAGTGGTGGTGGTGATTGAGAGAATCACCGCTGTGGTTATGTGCCTTGGCGTGATGAGCGTGCACGTGATCGTGATTCAGACCGTGGTCATGGGAGTGGTCATGAGCGTGCCTGTGGGCGCTGTTTGTGGCATGGTCATGTGTGTGGTGGTGATCATGGTCATCAGTGTGGTTGTGGGTGGGGCCATGATGAGAGTGGCACTTGGTGTGATCATGTGCGTGGTCGTGTGTTTGGTCTTGGTCGtggctgtgtgagtgtgtgtcattGTGGCTGTGGTCAGTCTCTCCGCCCAGCAGGTGgagcttcttctctctctcagcAGCCTGGAGAAGAGATAAAGAGTGTAGGATATTAAAGAGTGAACAGTGTATTATAGGTTTGCAACCTCTAATGGccatgtgaataaaatatgggctGGTGCTTCCATCTTCAGATTTTCAAGGCCCACTTAagtcctgaaaataacaaacagcaATTTTGGCTTCCATAGCTATGGTCCCCCTTCACAGCAACAGCACAGAGtgaattgtattttttaattcttctaTCTGGACAATTACAGCTTCAAAATAGAGGTGTACCAGGTGTGACTGAGAATTTTGACAGGCTAAAGCACTGTAGCAGATCTGTTTGCTAAACTTTAGGGGTATGGTGTTAACAAAACTTTGGATGTGTCCATCTGATtctgtagtttaaaaaaacacatcctCATTGGAGGTATACAGCAAAGACATGTATAAACAGTTTGTGTTAATTTAGTGAGTTCCAAAACACTGCGTGCAgtgaattaaaattaaattcacaCAATCCACCaatcatccttttttttcttatgctgTAAAAAGACATTGAAGTTATACAGCGAAACCATCTAAAAGAGTCTCACCTCAGGCTCATAGATCTCACAGGCTACCTCAATAACCTCATCGTCATTGAGAGCGTGGAAGAGGGATGCCTTACAGAAACCCTTGTGctgaggagagaaaaagaagacttTTGGACTAATTTTTTGGGATCAAGTTCAGTTTTTCTGATTCTCGAATGTGAATAAACAGATTGGACCAATCAGACCACTGCATTTGGCAAGTGTGCTTGCAGCTCAAAGGCATACCAG encodes the following:
- the LOC116326944 gene encoding histidine-rich glycoprotein-like, encoding MKTCVLLSLLLALGCVTINGAPVEHGGIAPGSCEDASTKAAAELALTKINQDRKEGYIFSLHRLSNAHTKRHGQNGVVFYLNLDVVETNCSVLSNKDWKSCDIRSGNTQVYGQCKAAIFISKVHRVVRLYKYKCAIRPGRVHQFCGGCPGLTDHSHDKVQKAVTQSLEKFNQQSGLANRFALLKISRATSQVVAGRKYHVEYTIQETTCPQRAGADEHCPPMECEFAHKGFCKASLFHALNDDEVIEVACEIYEPEAAEREKKLHLLGGETDHSHNDTHSHSHDQDQTHDHAHDHTKCHSHHGPTHNHTDDHDHHHTHDHATNSAHRHAHDHSHDHGLNHDHVHAHHAKAHNHSGDSLNHHHHYKHALGVHTHEHDHELALDHDHNHGHLHEHEHHHHHHKHEHENTPHDEPQGTVIVLPALGQPVTLPSFPDVPVGGPGVGVTLPLKPDPQIPGQMEPTIEPFPTSVSAQCPTTAGKHKNVDELFNKDPEFKPAAARS